In Nitrosopumilus sp., the genomic stretch TACAAAGACTTTGATCATCAGAAATTATTTGAAGTATTTTACGAAAATGATGAGTTTCGTGAAAAAGTTTATGCAGAAATAGAAAGAGATGCAGGGATAGATTTTAAAGAATTATCAGAAAAGAAAACAAAATTGTTTAATGAATTAGATTCTCTTTTAATTGAAACATATCAAACCAGTCCTGTGTTAATTGATGATGCTAGACTAGTTTCAGGTGAAGAAGGTTGTTTATGCACCATAGATTTGGAATTTGTGAAAAATGAAATAAAGGAAGGGTTGTTTGATCCTAGAAAAATGTCGGATTCAGTAAAAGAGAAAATCATGAAACGGTTGGATGAATTTGAGAAAATTTTAAGTTAAGATCAAGGAACCGGAAAATGAGAATTTTCTCAAAGGGGAGTTCCGATCCCTTGATATGATCTGAACGGTATTTTTGAACTATTTAGGCATATCTACAAATACAGGCATAAAAATTGACTAAAATTGTAATTTTTCTATAGAAGAAGTCAAATACGGCATTTCGTTAGCAACATTTCCAATGAACCCATCATATGATGAAATATTAAAAGCAAATTCATTACGAGGTAACGAAATTAAAAAAACACCATTAATACATTCTAGTACGTTTAGTGAATTTACAAACTCAGATGTTTATCTAAAATTAGAATTTCGACAAAAAACAGGTTCATTTAAAATTCGCGGAGCATATTATAAAATTCAATCATTATCTGAGGAAGAAAAAAAATATGGTGTTGTAGCTGCATCAGCTGGCAATCATGCTCAAGGAGTTGCATTTGCATCAGCATTAGAAAAAATCCCATGTACTATTGTAATGCCTAAAAATGCTTCACCTGCAAAAGTAGCTGCTACAAAAGGATATGGCGCAAAGGTAATCTTAGAGGGAACAAATTATGATGAATCGTCTGCTAAAGCAAAAGAGATAGCAAAAGTAACAAAAGCTACTATGATTCATGCATTTGATGATCCTCAAATAATTGCAGCACAGGGGGTTATAGGATTAGAAATTTTGGAAGATTTACCTGATGTTGATGAAGTTTATGTTCCAATAGGAGGTGGAGGATTAGCTGCAGGTACTGCAATTGCAATAAAAGAAAAAAATCCCAAGATCAAAGTAATAGGTGTTCAATCAAGATCATTTCCTTCTATGTATGATTCATACAAAAAAGGCTCCATCACTGCAAGTGGCGGTGCAAGAACAATTGCCGATGGCATTTCTGTAAGAGTTCCAGGCAAATTGACTTTTGAAATTATCAAAGAACTCATAGATGATATTGTTCT encodes the following:
- the ilvA gene encoding threonine ammonia-lyase is translated as MNPSYDEILKANSLRGNEIKKTPLIHSSTFSEFTNSDVYLKLEFRQKTGSFKIRGAYYKIQSLSEEEKKYGVVAASAGNHAQGVAFASALEKIPCTIVMPKNASPAKVAATKGYGAKVILEGTNYDESSAKAKEIAKVTKATMIHAFDDPQIIAAQGVIGLEILEDLPDVDEVYVPIGGGGLAAGTAIAIKEKNPKIKVIGVQSRSFPSMYDSYKKGSITASGGARTIADGISVRVPGKLTFEIIKELIDDIVLVDDTEITKAMFLLMERMKFVVEPAGAISLAHLISKKPSPGKKVVAILAGGNVDMYLLGQIVDKGLAAMGRLLKLSILLPDRPGAFKEIVDEITLANANIVEVVHDRLSSNINAGSAGVTLSLETQGQEQANLLIEALRRKNIQFTLMT